The following coding sequences lie in one Posidoniimonas polymericola genomic window:
- a CDS encoding flagellar hook assembly protein FlgD gives MSQLTNALGAGAGSNSATASTGKDAFNDIDLNVFLELMITELQNQDPLNPLENDQLLAQISQIREVGATDKLTETLDAVLIGQNVSSATNLIGADVVALTDKGERVNGNVQSVTIADGQPKLDLAVDIGTSAGATEGDLDDGTYLYNIVWEGAGGALFGMEVQANTAGLTGFDGSVQINNLPETSTQKLIYRTDKSGSGSKQLIGSIRGGATAMLDTVSDANRGAEALNTQPQLVDFARKATVSLKNISEINPPR, from the coding sequence ATGTCCCAACTCACCAACGCGCTCGGCGCCGGCGCCGGCTCCAACTCGGCGACCGCGTCCACCGGCAAGGACGCGTTCAACGACATCGACCTCAACGTGTTCCTGGAGCTCATGATCACCGAGCTGCAGAACCAGGACCCGCTCAACCCGCTCGAGAACGACCAGCTGCTCGCGCAGATTAGTCAGATCCGCGAGGTCGGCGCCACCGACAAGCTGACCGAGACCCTCGACGCCGTGCTGATCGGGCAGAACGTCTCGAGCGCGACCAACCTGATCGGCGCGGACGTCGTGGCGCTCACCGACAAGGGCGAGCGGGTCAACGGCAACGTGCAGAGCGTCACGATCGCCGACGGCCAGCCGAAGCTCGACCTGGCGGTCGACATCGGCACGTCCGCCGGCGCGACCGAGGGCGACCTCGACGACGGCACGTACCTCTACAACATCGTCTGGGAGGGGGCCGGCGGGGCGCTGTTCGGCATGGAGGTTCAGGCCAACACCGCCGGCCTGACCGGCTTCGACGGATCCGTGCAGATCAACAACCTGCCGGAGACCTCCACTCAGAAGCTGATCTACCGCACCGACAAGTCGGGCTCGGGGTCGAAGCAGCTGATCGGCTCGATCCGCGGCGGCGCCACCGCGATGCTCGACACGGTCTCGGACGCCAACCGCGGCGCCGAGGCGCTCAACACCCAGCCGCAGCTGGTCGACTTCGCCCGCAAGGCGACCGTTTCGCTGAAGAACATCTCCGAGATCAACCCGCCCCGCTAG
- a CDS encoding flagellar FlbD family protein encodes MIKLTRLSGEPFILNAELIKYVEKCPDTILTLTTGDHIVVGETPEQVLRAAVEYQQSKNLIPGAQAALGCGVAKSTTPKHTATT; translated from the coding sequence ATGATCAAGCTGACCAGGCTGAGCGGCGAGCCGTTCATCCTCAACGCAGAGCTGATCAAGTATGTCGAGAAGTGCCCGGACACCATCCTGACCCTCACCACGGGCGACCACATTGTCGTGGGCGAGACCCCCGAACAGGTGCTGCGGGCGGCCGTCGAGTACCAGCAGTCGAAGAACCTGATCCCCGGCGCCCAAGCCGCCCTTGGCTGCGGCGTGGCCAAATCGACCACACCAAAGCACACCGCAACCACCTAG
- the fliN gene encoding flagellar motor switch protein FliN, whose translation MADDQINQDEIEALLKQAQGGAAEPPAPKAPDPPPPAGDISLDQSEIERLISQAPTSEAPPQKFTPPAAAGSPPSTTSMASDVEVLLSKAEEAIASIDQPAGELPAGMKPFALDDLGGTPASTEAATLELVRDVQLDLKIELGRTHMHLEDVLRLKSGAVVPLDKLAGDPVDVLVNGRLIARGEVLVLNDNFCVRVTELVVGDSAVA comes from the coding sequence ATGGCCGACGACCAAATCAATCAGGACGAGATCGAGGCCCTGCTCAAGCAGGCGCAGGGCGGCGCGGCCGAACCGCCCGCCCCCAAGGCCCCGGATCCACCGCCGCCGGCCGGCGACATCTCGCTCGACCAGAGTGAGATCGAGCGGCTGATCTCGCAGGCGCCCACCTCCGAGGCGCCCCCGCAGAAGTTCACCCCGCCCGCCGCGGCAGGCTCCCCGCCGTCCACCACATCGATGGCGAGCGACGTCGAGGTGCTGCTCAGCAAGGCCGAAGAGGCGATCGCGTCGATCGACCAACCGGCCGGCGAACTGCCCGCGGGCATGAAGCCGTTCGCCCTGGACGACCTTGGCGGCACGCCCGCCTCGACCGAGGCCGCCACGCTCGAGCTGGTCCGCGACGTCCAGCTCGACCTCAAGATCGAGCTCGGCCGCACCCACATGCACCTCGAGGACGTGCTGCGGCTGAAGAGCGGCGCCGTGGTGCCGCTCGACAAGCTAGCAGGCGACCCGGTCGACGTGCTGGTCAACGGCCGGCTGATCGCCCGCGGCGAGGTGCTGGTGCTCAACGACAACTTCTGCGTGCGTGTTACAGAGCTCGTGGTAGGCGACAGCGCAGTCGCGTAG
- a CDS encoding OmpA/MotB family protein — translation MAIEEEPEPGIPEWVVTFGDMMSLLLTFFIMLVSMSEIKEEKKFQAMLESMRRQFGHEATVSNILPGDSTPRNSTMSSLASMGRAKRLDIMRGGNPVQAVSGESPQVQTIRPGTSSTTGGVIFFDELSDTLSEDTKLQLRQIAAQVRGKPQRLEIRGHASRKPPADGDKWALAFNRAEATMHYLLQQGIEQQRIRVSSAADTEPLDNGLNEENRKRNARVEILMWDEPIATQTTL, via the coding sequence ATGGCGATTGAAGAAGAACCAGAACCGGGCATCCCCGAGTGGGTCGTCACGTTCGGCGATATGATGTCGCTGCTGCTGACGTTCTTCATCATGCTGGTCTCGATGAGCGAGATCAAGGAAGAGAAAAAGTTCCAGGCGATGCTCGAGTCGATGCGCCGCCAGTTCGGCCACGAGGCGACGGTCTCGAACATCCTGCCGGGCGACAGCACCCCGCGCAACTCGACCATGTCGTCGCTGGCGTCGATGGGCCGGGCCAAGCGGCTCGACATCATGCGCGGCGGCAACCCCGTGCAGGCGGTCTCGGGCGAGAGCCCCCAGGTGCAGACCATCCGGCCGGGGACCAGCTCCACGACCGGCGGCGTGATCTTCTTCGACGAGCTTTCCGACACCCTCAGCGAGGACACCAAGCTGCAGCTGCGGCAGATTGCCGCCCAGGTGCGGGGCAAGCCGCAGCGGCTGGAGATCCGCGGCCACGCGTCACGCAAGCCGCCGGCCGACGGCGACAAGTGGGCCCTGGCGTTCAACCGGGCCGAGGCGACCATGCACTACCTGCTGCAGCAAGGCATCGAGCAGCAACGCATCCGCGTCAGCTCCGCCGCCGACACCGAGCCGCTCGACAACGGGCTCAACGAAGAAAACCGCAAGCGCAACGCCCGCGTCGAGATCCTGATGTGGGACGAACCCATCGCGACGCAGACGACGCTCTAA
- a CDS encoding motility protein A, translating to MDIASSAGVVIAIVLILVSIVLGGGSFGAFIDPASVMVVIGGAIAATLISYPLKNFLSVFGVSMKVFLYKLHSTQDVITQLVSLAETARRDGLLALEGRVAEIEHPFIVLGIQMAVDGARPEVMEDIMRTEMDAVATRHRDGKGLLDCMGRFAPAFGMIGTLMGLIIMLGDMSDPSKIGAGMAVALLTTLYGAIASNVVFLPFAEKLGFTNKQELLTMEIIVRGIMAIQSGENPRIIEQKLNTFIPPKQRVTEEEAA from the coding sequence ATGGACATTGCATCCTCCGCCGGCGTCGTGATCGCGATCGTGCTGATCCTGGTGTCCATTGTGTTGGGCGGGGGCAGCTTCGGCGCGTTCATCGACCCCGCGTCCGTGATGGTCGTGATCGGCGGCGCCATCGCCGCGACGCTGATCTCGTACCCGCTCAAGAACTTCCTGTCGGTGTTCGGCGTCAGCATGAAGGTCTTCCTGTATAAGCTGCACTCCACGCAGGACGTGATTACCCAGCTCGTCAGCCTGGCCGAGACCGCCCGCCGCGACGGGCTGCTGGCGCTCGAGGGGCGGGTCGCGGAGATCGAGCACCCGTTCATCGTGCTGGGGATCCAGATGGCGGTTGACGGCGCCCGGCCGGAGGTGATGGAAGACATCATGCGGACCGAGATGGACGCCGTGGCCACCCGCCACCGCGACGGCAAGGGCCTGCTGGACTGCATGGGGCGTTTCGCGCCGGCGTTCGGCATGATCGGCACGCTGATGGGGCTGATCATCATGCTCGGCGACATGAGCGACCCGTCGAAGATCGGCGCCGGCATGGCGGTCGCGCTGCTGACCACGCTGTACGGCGCCATCGCTTCCAACGTGGTGTTCCTGCCGTTCGCCGAGAAGCTCGGCTTCACCAACAAGCAAGAGCTGCTGACGATGGAGATCATCGTCCGCGGCATCATGGCGATCCAGTCGGGCGAGAACCCGCGGATCATCGAGCAGAAGCTCAACACGTTCATCCCGCCGAAGCAACGCGTGACCGAGGAGGAGGCCGCCTAA
- a CDS encoding flagellar hook-basal body complex protein, with the protein MTTALTGLQAAETTIDVVGNNVANSNTVAFKESNVIFATQFLQTQSIGSAPSTNGGGTNPRQIGLGVKVAEITPDFTQGTIEISSSPLDVAIQGDGFLMVQGGGDRYYTRNGQLKLNSSNEVVTTTGQRVLGYGVNDQYDIQTDNLTTLQIPLGAERVAQATESAVLQGVLNPAVPAGTSPQIIESMVLGNGAIEQPTLSSTITDPAVLAGEPSTASMVGASGAGVVGPADATEIYRFAFVDANGLESDISAAFTVAHGTPGNEIDLSDLPLPNSPWVSTAVYRDDGTGTFYQVGTTNTDTFTDDVSEAALTGGAVLDDTNIDAGNYGYFVTYYDPTSGGLETRPTAEITGESISEATGGRIRLDLNGIGTPTDSRFTQIRIYRNTSTDGSNFRLVDTVPAPGAGGFVDSYVDTADDAFLATQPELNLDGPNATNGTALTAIVTRNGDIYETPFQEGTLTFGGTKSGVDIAEQTFEVTSTTTISDLMLFMEGALGLDKTSDVGGADNGLPTPTADVALVDGKIEVTSNMGEENAISISQSAFTLLPTGSNVSSSVTLNFGTIQAANGPGTSTEMIVYDSLGLPLKVRVTTVLEESPTSEQGNSTRYRWYATSADNEATGSNTTVVGDGILTFDSEGDLIASSGDQRITLFRTQTASSSPLDIALDFSSVKSLGEVDAQGNPISTLNVSSQDGFPPGVMTDFVITEDGLIQGQFSNGTQRTVGQLMMARFTNNSGLQQVGDSLYSVGVNSGEPVIGKPGEEGIGTLTSGAVELSNTDIGQNLIELILASTQYRGGARVITAAQELLDELMALRR; encoded by the coding sequence ATGACGACAGCCCTCACCGGGCTGCAAGCCGCCGAGACCACGATCGACGTGGTCGGCAACAATGTCGCGAACAGCAACACGGTGGCGTTCAAGGAGTCGAACGTCATATTCGCCACGCAGTTCCTCCAGACTCAGTCGATCGGTTCGGCGCCGAGCACCAACGGCGGCGGCACCAACCCCCGCCAGATCGGCCTCGGCGTCAAGGTAGCGGAGATCACGCCCGACTTCACCCAGGGCACCATCGAGATCTCCAGCAGCCCACTCGACGTGGCCATCCAGGGAGATGGCTTCCTGATGGTCCAGGGCGGAGGCGACCGCTACTACACGCGGAACGGCCAGCTAAAGCTCAACTCGTCCAACGAGGTGGTGACCACCACCGGCCAGCGGGTGCTCGGCTACGGCGTCAACGACCAGTACGACATCCAGACGGACAACCTCACCACGCTGCAGATCCCGCTCGGCGCCGAGCGCGTCGCGCAGGCGACCGAGAGCGCCGTGCTGCAGGGCGTCCTCAACCCGGCGGTCCCGGCCGGCACCTCGCCCCAGATCATCGAGTCGATGGTGCTGGGCAACGGCGCGATCGAGCAGCCAACCCTCAGCAGCACAATCACCGACCCGGCCGTGCTCGCCGGCGAGCCCTCCACCGCCTCCATGGTCGGCGCATCGGGCGCCGGCGTAGTGGGTCCGGCCGACGCCACCGAGATCTACCGCTTCGCGTTCGTTGACGCCAACGGACTGGAGAGCGACATCTCGGCCGCGTTCACGGTCGCGCACGGCACGCCCGGCAACGAGATCGACCTTTCCGACCTGCCGCTGCCCAACTCGCCGTGGGTCAGCACCGCCGTGTACCGCGATGACGGAACGGGCACGTTCTACCAGGTGGGCACGACCAATACCGACACGTTCACCGACGATGTCAGCGAGGCGGCGCTGACCGGCGGCGCCGTGCTAGACGACACCAACATCGACGCCGGCAACTACGGCTACTTCGTCACCTACTACGACCCGACCAGCGGCGGCCTGGAGACCCGACCCACCGCGGAGATCACCGGCGAGTCAATCTCTGAGGCGACCGGCGGACGCATCCGGCTCGACCTCAACGGCATCGGCACGCCGACCGACTCTCGTTTCACACAGATCCGGATCTACCGCAACACCTCAACCGACGGGTCCAACTTCCGGCTGGTCGACACAGTCCCTGCTCCCGGCGCCGGCGGCTTCGTGGACAGCTACGTCGACACTGCCGACGATGCGTTCTTGGCGACGCAGCCCGAGCTCAACCTCGACGGCCCCAACGCCACCAACGGAACCGCGCTCACCGCCATCGTGACCCGCAACGGCGACATCTACGAGACGCCGTTCCAGGAAGGCACACTGACCTTCGGCGGCACCAAGTCGGGCGTCGACATTGCGGAGCAGACTTTCGAGGTCACGTCCACAACCACGATCTCCGACCTCATGCTCTTCATGGAGGGCGCGCTCGGCCTCGACAAGACCTCCGACGTGGGCGGCGCCGACAACGGCTTGCCCACCCCCACGGCCGACGTCGCGCTGGTGGACGGGAAGATCGAGGTCACCAGCAACATGGGCGAGGAGAACGCGATCAGCATCTCGCAGTCCGCCTTCACGCTGCTCCCCACCGGCAGCAACGTCAGCTCTTCGGTGACGCTCAACTTCGGCACGATTCAGGCGGCCAACGGCCCCGGCACGTCAACCGAAATGATCGTCTACGACAGCCTCGGCCTGCCGCTCAAGGTCCGCGTCACGACCGTGCTGGAAGAGTCGCCCACCTCTGAGCAGGGCAACAGCACCCGCTATCGGTGGTACGCCACCAGCGCCGACAACGAGGCGACCGGCAGCAACACCACGGTCGTGGGCGACGGCATCCTGACGTTCGACAGCGAGGGCGACCTGATCGCCTCGTCCGGCGACCAGCGGATCACCCTCTTCCGCACCCAGACCGCCAGCTCCTCGCCGCTCGACATCGCGCTCGACTTCTCGTCGGTCAAGTCGCTCGGCGAGGTCGACGCCCAGGGCAACCCGATCAGCACGCTGAACGTCAGCAGCCAGGACGGCTTCCCGCCGGGCGTGATGACCGACTTCGTGATCACCGAGGACGGGCTCATCCAGGGCCAGTTCTCCAACGGCACGCAGCGCACGGTCGGCCAGCTTATGATGGCCCGCTTCACCAACAACAGCGGCCTGCAGCAGGTCGGCGACAGCCTGTACTCGGTGGGCGTCAACTCGGGCGAGCCGGTGATCGGCAAGCCGGGCGAGGAGGGCATCGGCACGCTCACCTCCGGCGCCGTGGAACTGTCCAACACCGACATCGGGCAGAACCTGATCGAGCTGATCCTGGCCTCCACGCAGTACCGCGGCGGAGCCCGGGTGATCACCGCCGCCCAGGAGCTGCTGGACGAGCTGATGGCCCTGCGGAGGTAG